The following proteins are co-located in the Castor canadensis chromosome 5, mCasCan1.hap1v2, whole genome shotgun sequence genome:
- the LOC141423206 gene encoding keratin-associated protein 19-5-like, which translates to MSHYRSYYGGLGYYGGLGYYGGLGYHGGFPGLGYSYGCGCGSFPRLGWGSGYGGCGYRSGYGFGWGRPSCCGGYGFSNFY; encoded by the coding sequence ATGAGCCACTACCGCAGCTACTACGGCGGCCTGGGCTACTATGGCGGCCTGGGCTACTATGGCGGCCTGGGCTACCATGGAGGCTTCCCTGGCCTGGGCTACAGCTatggctgtggctgtggcagcttccccaggctgggctggggctCTGGCTATGGAGGCTGTGGATATCGCTCTGGTTATGGATTTGGCTGGGGCCGTCCTTCCTGCTGTGGTGGATATGGATTCTCCAACTTCTACTGA
- the LOC109676258 gene encoding keratin-associated protein 19-5-like, which produces MSHYSSYYRGLGYYGGFGGLGFGYGCGWGSFPRLGYGCGYRGCGYGSGYGNCGYGFFRPSCYGGYGFSSFY; this is translated from the coding sequence ATGAGCCACTACAGCAGCTATTACAGAGGGCTGGGCTACTATGGAGGCTTTGGTGGCCTGGGCTTTGGCTATGGCTGTGGCTGGGGCAGCTTTCCCAGGCTGGGCTATGGCTGTGGCTACAGAGGCTGTGGATATGGATCTGGCTATGGAAATTGTGGGTATGGCTTCTTCCGCCCTTCCTGCTATGGAGGATATGGATTCTCCAGCTTCTACTGA